In Sulfurovum xiamenensis, a genomic segment contains:
- a CDS encoding sensor histidine kinase, with translation MLSRKKEIIFGTVIYFVTMFTLLTAVYRFLGNWNIIEINFFIAGALVLLVAIGWGYVLSTLIFAPKKQMEDTLTSLTNDIIHELNIPLSTIKANTSMLKKTMEDEKSLKRIKRIEDASVRLKKLYDELVYSIHKEMHTIEKERFDLQSLIEDRIEVFKDQRRNPFELSLEQYEIEVDKIGFEQMFDNIVSNAMKYSSKDTPIVVTLHNHILSVEDQGVGMGSTELLRVHERYYQADDRKDGEGIGLALVKAYCDEEGIEIHFKSEKGVGTTVSLNMEKVHTA, from the coding sequence ATGCTGAGTCGTAAAAAAGAGATTATTTTCGGTACGGTTATCTATTTTGTGACTATGTTCACGTTGCTGACTGCCGTGTATCGTTTTTTAGGGAATTGGAATATCATTGAGATTAATTTTTTTATAGCAGGTGCTTTGGTTCTACTCGTAGCCATAGGATGGGGGTATGTGCTCTCTACACTTATTTTTGCACCTAAAAAACAGATGGAAGATACGCTGACTTCTCTTACCAATGATATTATTCATGAACTTAACATTCCGCTCTCTACGATCAAAGCCAATACATCCATGTTAAAAAAAACCATGGAAGATGAAAAATCCTTAAAGCGTATCAAACGTATAGAAGATGCCAGTGTAAGACTCAAAAAACTCTATGATGAGTTGGTCTATAGTATTCATAAAGAGATGCATACGATAGAAAAAGAGCGTTTTGATCTTCAATCATTAATTGAAGATAGGATCGAAGTATTCAAAGATCAGAGACGGAATCCGTTTGAACTCAGTCTGGAACAGTATGAGATAGAAGTAGATAAAATAGGTTTTGAACAGATGTTTGATAACATTGTTTCCAATGCAATGAAGTATTCTTCCAAGGATACACCGATAGTTGTCACACTGCATAACCATATATTAAGTGTGGAAGACCAGGGTGTGGGTATGGGAAGTACAGAACTTTTACGTGTGCATGAACGTTATTATCAGGCAGATGATAGAAAAGACGGGGAAGGCATAGGACTTGCGTTGGTCAAAGCATATTGTGATGAAGAGGGTATAGAGATCCATTTCAAGTCGGAAAAAGGTGTTGGTACTACGGTGAGTTTAAACATGGAGAAAGTTCACACCGCTTAA
- a CDS encoding response regulator transcription factor produces MARILVLEDDKLFNETLEDFLEEEGHVLHCTLDPYSALDLTYEHIFDLYLFDVNLPYENGFELLEKLRQSGDETPCIFITSREDKASLKEGFEKGGDDYIQKPVDLDELFLRIQAVLRRQVRSQIVQIGAYQFDILTKTLYQNDQVLELSMKGSELLLTLLEGQGRVVPLDQIKERLWSASEEASDGALRVYIAQLKKYFPTQIQNVRGVGYQMSIK; encoded by the coding sequence TTGGCACGGATACTGGTATTAGAAGATGACAAACTCTTCAATGAAACCCTGGAAGACTTTTTGGAAGAAGAGGGACATGTTCTACACTGTACCCTAGATCCCTATAGTGCACTTGATCTCACCTATGAGCATATTTTTGATCTCTATCTTTTTGATGTCAATCTGCCGTATGAAAATGGTTTTGAACTTTTAGAAAAATTACGTCAAAGCGGAGATGAAACCCCTTGTATCTTTATTACCTCCAGAGAAGATAAAGCATCGCTCAAAGAGGGGTTTGAAAAAGGAGGAGATGATTACATCCAGAAGCCTGTCGACCTGGATGAACTTTTCCTGCGAATACAGGCAGTGTTACGTAGACAGGTACGCAGTCAGATCGTACAGATAGGAGCGTATCAGTTCGATATATTGACAAAGACTTTGTATCAAAATGATCAGGTACTGGAGTTGAGTATGAAAGGGAGTGAACTTCTTCTCACTTTGTTAGAAGGTCAGGGACGCGTGGTCCCTTTAGATCAAATCAAAGAACGTCTTTGGAGTGCTTCAGAGGAAGCCAGTGATGGTGCCTTGAGAGTGTATATCGCACAACTTAAAAAATATTTCCCTACGCAGATACAGAATGTACGTGGTGTAGGGTACCAGATGAGCATTAAATGA
- a CDS encoding small multi-drug export protein, with amino-acid sequence MKLDQSFLKHKEGQILLLGLMLLGGYFILVLLCAIFYSDYFQELLSITVTNVIFGRMAGLSIGVASQMNTTFLVLFNFFIETIMVLILYPLFVFSWNKLDFLSYPPLSRYLERSKINAHKYEPLIKRYGVIGLILFVLTPFAMTGPVAGSFVGFLIGFRHRVTLTIVLTSTFVAINIWIYLIKNFEEELVAYSDILMIGLFIAVAVLLLWYFVKKNFR; translated from the coding sequence TTGAAACTCGATCAATCATTTTTAAAACATAAAGAGGGACAGATCTTGCTGCTTGGACTTATGTTATTAGGCGGCTACTTCATTCTTGTTTTACTTTGTGCTATTTTTTATTCAGATTATTTTCAGGAATTACTCAGTATCACGGTCACGAATGTTATATTTGGACGAATGGCAGGACTCTCTATAGGTGTAGCTTCACAGATGAACACTACGTTTCTTGTGCTCTTCAACTTTTTCATTGAAACCATTATGGTTCTCATTTTATATCCGCTTTTCGTATTCAGTTGGAACAAGCTTGACTTCCTCTCATACCCTCCCCTTAGCCGATACCTGGAACGCTCTAAAATAAATGCCCATAAATATGAGCCCCTTATTAAACGTTATGGGGTCATTGGGCTTATTTTATTTGTATTGACACCTTTTGCCATGACTGGTCCGGTGGCAGGAAGTTTTGTCGGATTTCTAATCGGATTTAGACATCGCGTGACTCTGACTATTGTACTTACAAGTACTTTTGTAGCTATTAATATATGGATCTATTTGATCAAGAATTTTGAAGAAGAACTGGTTGCATACAGTGACATACTTATGATAGGTCTGTTCATAGCTGTCGCTGTATTACTGTTGTGGTATTTTGTTAAGAAAAATTTTCGTTGA
- the fabG gene encoding 3-oxoacyl-ACP reductase FabG: MKFTGHNVLVTGASRGIGAEIAKRLATFGLKVWINYRSGEAEANAVKAGIEAEGGRAEVIGFDVSDDEAFVAGIKSIVDADGELAYLVNNAGITKDKLAMRMKTEEFMDVINANLTSTFIGCREALKVMGKKRFGSVVNISSIVGETGNAGQTNYSASKGGTIAMTKSFAIEAAPRNIRYNTITPGFIATEMTDVLKDEVKDAFTAKIPMGRFGEPKEVAEAVAFLLSDHSSYITGETLKVNGGMFM; the protein is encoded by the coding sequence ATGAAATTTACAGGTCACAATGTTTTAGTCACAGGAGCGAGCAGAGGGATAGGTGCAGAGATAGCGAAAAGGCTTGCAACTTTCGGTTTGAAAGTTTGGATTAATTATCGTTCCGGAGAGGCTGAAGCAAATGCTGTAAAAGCAGGGATAGAAGCTGAAGGCGGTAGAGCTGAAGTGATAGGATTTGACGTAAGTGATGATGAAGCTTTTGTAGCAGGGATAAAAAGCATTGTTGATGCAGACGGTGAGCTTGCATATCTTGTGAACAATGCAGGTATTACCAAAGATAAACTGGCGATGCGTATGAAAACGGAAGAGTTTATGGATGTGATCAATGCAAACTTAACATCGACCTTTATAGGGTGTCGTGAAGCGCTCAAAGTGATGGGGAAAAAGCGTTTTGGTTCTGTGGTAAATATCTCTTCCATCGTAGGTGAAACAGGAAATGCCGGGCAAACGAATTATTCGGCAAGTAAAGGCGGAACGATCGCGATGACAAAAAGTTTTGCGATCGAGGCAGCACCTAGGAATATCCGTTACAATACGATCACTCCGGGTTTCATCGCGACAGAGATGACAGATGTGCTTAAAGATGAGGTCAAAGATGCATTCACAGCCAAGATACCGATGGGTCGATTCGGTGAACCTAAAGAGGTTGCTGAAGCCGTAGCATTTTTGCTCTCTGATCACTCTTCTTACATTACAGGTGAGACACTTAAAGTCAATGGCGGGATGTTTATGTAA
- a CDS encoding TerB family tellurite resistance protein codes for MENKIKKSVATLLAHIIKIDDRDIEKETPLFCKLMEIDFGCSPEEAKTFLKETLQEEYDLDEHIAIINEALCDDKLSKMHILEQLNHIIYSDTITPNDYEEFEKIKKALFSC; via the coding sequence ATGGAAAATAAAATTAAAAAATCAGTAGCTACCTTACTTGCTCATATCATCAAAATTGATGATAGAGATATCGAAAAAGAAACACCGCTTTTCTGTAAACTGATGGAAATTGATTTTGGTTGTAGTCCTGAAGAAGCAAAAACCTTTTTAAAAGAAACATTGCAAGAAGAATATGACCTTGATGAGCATATTGCTATCATCAATGAGGCTTTATGTGATGACAAACTCAGTAAAATGCATATCCTCGAGCAACTGAATCATATTATCTACTCAGATACGATCACACCTAATGATTATGAAGAATTTGAAAAGATCAAAAAGGCACTTTTCTCCTGCTGA
- the gpmI gene encoding 2,3-bisphosphoglycerate-independent phosphoglycerate mutase, with product MRQKTVLIITDGIGCKPDSTCNAFQDATKPTYDTLFETAPRALISTHGLSVGLPEGQMGNSEVGHMTIGSGRILYQDLVKISLALEDGSIEKNQALNGILEKSDRVHLIGLLSDGGVHSHIEHTIGLAKLAKSRGKKVFLHLITDGRDVSPTSAKTYVDQIEEICDEDISIATIGGRFFTMDRDNRWERVEKGYRAIAEATPSTSLSPEAYIDASYAKNETDEFMEPVAFGSYGGMEEDDVVLITNFRSDRVREITTALGDAHFDEFACKATPLNIATMTKYDATFPYPILFPKETPKHTLAEVVSDAGLRQLHTAETEKYAHVTFFLNGGVEEPMIGESRVLIPSPDVKTYDMKPEMSAPEVGEAVRTAMDESYDLIVVNFANGDMVGHTGNYEAALKAVNAVDTELGLILDKAKEDGYAVVLTSDHGNCEEMKDSEGHVLTNHTVGEVWCFVIADGVTEVKEGCGLNNVAPTVLKLMGLDIPEEMDAPLI from the coding sequence ATGAGACAAAAAACAGTTTTAATCATCACCGATGGTATCGGGTGTAAACCTGACAGTACGTGTAATGCATTTCAAGATGCGACTAAACCTACCTATGACACACTTTTTGAAACAGCACCAAGAGCACTTATCTCTACACATGGTTTGAGCGTAGGGCTGCCTGAAGGACAGATGGGGAACTCTGAAGTAGGACATATGACCATAGGATCTGGTCGTATTTTGTACCAGGATCTGGTAAAGATCTCTTTGGCACTTGAAGATGGAAGTATAGAAAAAAACCAGGCGCTCAATGGTATTTTGGAGAAGAGTGACCGTGTGCATTTGATAGGTTTGCTGAGTGATGGAGGCGTACATTCACATATCGAACATACGATCGGTTTGGCAAAACTTGCAAAAAGCAGAGGGAAAAAAGTCTTTTTACATTTGATCACGGACGGTAGAGATGTGAGTCCTACTTCGGCGAAGACCTATGTGGATCAAATAGAAGAGATCTGCGATGAAGATATCTCTATTGCAACTATAGGCGGTCGTTTCTTTACTATGGATAGGGATAACCGTTGGGAGAGAGTGGAAAAAGGGTATCGTGCTATTGCTGAGGCCACACCGTCAACTTCATTGAGCCCAGAAGCGTATATTGATGCGAGTTATGCAAAGAATGAAACCGATGAGTTTATGGAACCTGTTGCCTTTGGATCGTATGGAGGGATGGAAGAGGATGATGTGGTACTTATCACGAACTTCCGTTCAGACAGAGTACGTGAGATCACAACAGCTTTGGGAGATGCACATTTTGATGAGTTTGCATGCAAGGCTACACCCCTTAATATCGCAACGATGACAAAATATGATGCAACTTTCCCTTATCCGATACTCTTTCCTAAAGAGACACCGAAGCATACTTTGGCAGAAGTGGTCAGTGATGCAGGGCTGAGACAACTTCACACGGCAGAAACAGAAAAGTATGCACATGTGACCTTCTTTTTGAATGGCGGTGTGGAAGAGCCTATGATAGGAGAGAGCAGGGTACTCATTCCAAGTCCTGATGTGAAGACCTATGATATGAAACCGGAGATGTCTGCACCAGAGGTAGGTGAAGCCGTACGAACGGCGATGGATGAATCCTATGATCTTATCGTAGTGAATTTTGCCAATGGAGATATGGTAGGTCATACGGGTAACTATGAAGCAGCACTTAAAGCGGTAAATGCAGTTGACACGGAACTTGGCTTAATACTCGATAAAGCAAAAGAGGATGGGTATGCGGTGGTACTTACTTCTGATCATGGAAACTGTGAGGAGATGAAAGACAGTGAAGGGCATGTACTAACCAACCATACGGTAGGTGAAGTATGGTGTTTTGTCATTGCTGATGGAGTCACAGAAGTAAAAGAGGGGTGTGGATTGAATAATGTGGCACCTACAGTATTGAAGCTGATGGGATTGGATATACCTGAAGAGATGGATGCACCGTTGATCTAA
- the mraY gene encoding phospho-N-acetylmuramoyl-pentapeptide-transferase has translation MLYELSQLLDINLFGYISVRAGVAFFLAFILTLFIMPKYLAWAISKKANQPISKYVPAHEGKRHTPTMGGAIFLVSTLIAALLTVDLSNIYILGGLITLIGFGFVGFKDDLGKVLAGDNLEGLTPRGKMGLQIIVAAVSTGLLLYGGFPTEFYVPFIKTPLFDLGYAAIPFWVLVFLATTNAVNLTDGLDGLATVPSIIALVSLGLIIYVTGHAIFSEYLLVPNIKGVGEVMILAAALIGGLFGFLWYNCYPAEIFMGDTGSLAIGGFLAYLAILGKSEILLILIGLIFVIETVSVILQVGSFKLRGKRVFLMAPIHHHFELKKWAENKIIIRFWMISFIANILALISFKFR, from the coding sequence ATGCTATACGAACTCTCCCAACTCTTAGATATTAATCTATTCGGATACATCTCAGTACGTGCAGGCGTTGCATTTTTTCTCGCTTTTATACTGACACTCTTTATCATGCCAAAATACCTTGCCTGGGCTATCTCAAAAAAAGCAAATCAACCCATCAGCAAATATGTACCTGCACATGAAGGGAAACGTCATACACCAACCATGGGGGGTGCAATATTCCTGGTCTCTACACTCATTGCTGCCTTACTTACTGTAGACCTATCCAATATCTATATACTGGGCGGCCTAATCACGCTCATTGGTTTTGGTTTCGTTGGGTTTAAAGATGACCTGGGAAAAGTACTTGCAGGGGACAACCTGGAAGGCCTTACCCCCAGAGGCAAGATGGGATTACAGATCATCGTTGCAGCAGTTTCCACAGGACTGCTTCTCTACGGAGGGTTTCCAACAGAGTTCTATGTACCCTTTATCAAAACGCCTCTATTTGATCTAGGGTATGCAGCCATCCCTTTTTGGGTACTTGTGTTTTTAGCTACGACCAATGCGGTCAATCTTACCGATGGGCTTGATGGACTGGCAACGGTACCTTCTATCATTGCATTGGTCTCACTCGGACTGATCATCTATGTGACAGGTCATGCCATCTTCAGTGAGTATCTACTGGTCCCGAATATCAAAGGTGTAGGGGAAGTAATGATACTTGCTGCCGCACTGATCGGTGGTCTGTTCGGTTTCTTATGGTACAACTGCTACCCTGCGGAGATCTTTATGGGAGATACCGGCAGCCTTGCCATCGGTGGTTTTCTGGCCTATCTTGCCATTTTAGGGAAAAGTGAGATCCTGCTTATTCTTATCGGTCTTATCTTTGTTATTGAAACTGTCTCTGTCATACTGCAGGTAGGAAGTTTCAAACTGCGTGGAAAACGTGTCTTCCTTATGGCTCCCATTCACCACCATTTTGAACTCAAAAAATGGGCAGAAAATAAGATCATCATCCGTTTTTGGATGATCTCTTTCATTGCAAACATCCTTGCACTCATCTCATTTAAGTTCAGATAA